In one Mucilaginibacter ginsenosidivorax genomic region, the following are encoded:
- a CDS encoding DUF4199 domain-containing protein, whose translation MSEEINKKIKVQGLINGLILGCVLSVVSIIYFYFMILVAKTAVTVTVGSVLFSYVLPIGIAILFCMSLRKKIGGYWNVRQATTCIFIMFFASYLLVFIIKDNVFAKVIEPDMLQKTETAMIAALNKLKAENPANAKDVDAKISDMKKALEGEKNITVGQQIQSLGISIIFLFVLALIFAAFFKNEQQVYRT comes from the coding sequence ATGAGCGAAGAGATAAACAAAAAAATAAAAGTACAAGGATTAATCAACGGGTTGATTTTGGGGTGTGTGTTATCTGTTGTAAGTATCATTTATTTTTATTTTATGATACTGGTGGCAAAAACTGCTGTTACAGTAACCGTTGGCTCGGTGCTGTTTTCGTATGTGTTGCCAATTGGGATAGCCATTTTGTTTTGTATGAGTCTCAGAAAAAAAATAGGGGGGTACTGGAATGTGCGCCAGGCAACAACCTGTATTTTTATCATGTTTTTTGCTTCGTACTTATTAGTGTTTATAATTAAAGACAATGTTTTTGCCAAAGTTATTGAGCCTGATATGCTGCAAAAAACAGAGACGGCAATGATTGCTGCACTAAATAAATTGAAGGCCGAAAACCCTGCAAACGCAAAGGATGTGGATGCTAAGATAAGTGATATGAAAAAGGCGTTAGAGGGCGAAAAAAATATCACTGTAGGACAGCAAATTCAATCGTTAGGAATTAGTATTATATTTCTGTTTGTGTTGGCCCTGATTTTTGCCGCATTTTTTAAAAACGAACAGCAGGTTTATAGGACCTGA
- a CDS encoding UxaA family hydrolase → MKQRIIKVHPADNVLVALVDLQPGEEVEYKGNSYKLLEFIPAKHKFAIADIPQGGEIIMYGVLVGKAKSPIPVGGLLSTGNVVHAANSFLTGTSHTDWHKPNVSKWQSQTFNGYHREDGSVGTANYWLVVPMVFCENRNIEVLQEALVKPLGYGRKKTYEIKAQQLIGMIKAGGEINEVLYTEINGDTAQATGTKLFQNVDGIKFLSHTGGCGGTRQDSTTLCGLLAGYITHPNVAGATVLSLGCQNAEVKTLQEEISKRSPNFNKPLYILDQQKIGKEADLMELAIRQTLAGLMQANANFRKPAPLSKLIIGLECGGSDGFSGISANPAIGYTSDLLVALGGSVILAEFPELCGVEQNLIDRCLDKNKAERFASLVSSYSQRAEEAGSGFYMNPSPGNIKDGLITDAIKSAGAAKKGGTSPVADVLDYPEKVTKPGLNLLCTPGNDVESTTAEVGSGANIVLFTTGLGTPTGNPIAPVVKIATNTTLFNRMSDIIDINTGTIVEGDETIEQAGERILDYVIKVASGEIEVSAVRHGQDDFIPWKRGVSL, encoded by the coding sequence ATGAAACAACGAATTATAAAAGTACATCCTGCCGATAATGTACTGGTAGCCCTGGTCGATTTACAGCCAGGCGAAGAGGTTGAATATAAGGGGAATAGTTATAAATTGCTTGAATTTATACCAGCCAAGCATAAGTTTGCAATTGCCGATATTCCACAAGGCGGCGAAATTATCATGTATGGCGTTTTGGTGGGTAAGGCAAAAAGTCCCATTCCCGTCGGTGGTTTGCTCTCAACAGGCAACGTAGTACATGCTGCCAACAGTTTTTTAACTGGCACAAGCCACACCGATTGGCATAAGCCAAACGTAAGCAAATGGCAAAGCCAAACATTTAACGGCTATCACCGGGAGGATGGTAGCGTGGGTACAGCCAATTACTGGCTTGTGGTACCAATGGTGTTTTGCGAGAACCGCAATATTGAGGTATTGCAGGAAGCGCTGGTAAAGCCTTTGGGTTATGGGCGCAAAAAAACATATGAAATAAAAGCCCAACAACTGATAGGTATGATTAAAGCCGGCGGAGAGATCAATGAAGTATTGTATACCGAAATTAATGGTGACACTGCCCAGGCAACCGGTACTAAGCTATTCCAGAATGTTGATGGTATTAAGTTTTTATCGCATACCGGAGGCTGTGGAGGTACACGCCAGGACTCAACTACCTTGTGCGGCCTACTGGCCGGCTATATTACCCATCCTAATGTAGCAGGTGCTACCGTATTAAGCCTGGGATGCCAGAATGCCGAGGTGAAGACGTTGCAGGAAGAGATCAGTAAACGCTCGCCAAACTTCAATAAGCCGTTATATATACTTGATCAGCAAAAAATCGGGAAAGAGGCCGACCTGATGGAACTGGCCATCCGGCAAACTTTAGCCGGCTTAATGCAGGCCAATGCAAACTTTCGTAAGCCGGCACCATTAAGTAAACTTATTATAGGACTGGAATGCGGGGGATCAGATGGCTTTTCGGGTATTTCGGCTAACCCAGCAATTGGCTACACATCGGATCTGTTGGTGGCGTTGGGCGGTTCGGTTATCCTGGCCGAATTTCCTGAATTATGCGGTGTTGAGCAAAACCTGATTGACCGTTGTTTGGATAAAAATAAAGCCGAGCGTTTTGCCAGCCTGGTGAGCAGTTATAGCCAACGGGCCGAGGAAGCAGGCTCTGGCTTTTATATGAACCCATCGCCGGGCAATATAAAAGACGGTTTAATAACCGATGCCATCAAATCTGCCGGGGCCGCAAAAAAAGGCGGTACATCACCTGTGGCCGATGTGCTTGATTATCCCGAAAAAGTTACCAAACCGGGTTTAAATTTGCTTTGTACACCCGGTAATGATGTGGAATCAACCACGGCTGAAGTTGGTTCGGGGGCTAATATAGTTTTGTTCACAACCGGGTTGGGGACACCAACCGGCAACCCGATAGCCCCGGTTGTTAAGATAGCCACAAACACCACCTTATTTAACAGGATGAGCGATATCATCGACATTAATACTGGTACTATAGTTGAAGGCGATGAAACTATTGAACAGGCAGGCGAAAGGATACTGGACTACGTAATTAAAGTAGCAAGCGGCGAAATTGAAGTAAGTGCGGTAAGGCATGGACAGGATGACTTTATCCCGTGGAAAAGAGGGGTATCCTTGTAG
- a CDS encoding DUF4199 domain-containing protein has protein sequence MEEKKASPSAPAIKWALIGVVTSIILTYAFDLSNIDPNSKLRWISYIPFITFLCLSQKEYRDQLGGYLTYGQGFQAGLLYSVFMGILAAIFTYLYFAILSPEMVEKILASSEAQLQAKGMSQDQIDTAMSMTRKFMKPGIMAVFGLIGTIIMGVIIALITAAIFKKERPPFLNAGYDEPQPLDSTV, from the coding sequence ATGGAAGAAAAAAAAGCCAGCCCGTCTGCCCCCGCAATAAAATGGGCGTTGATTGGCGTAGTAACATCAATAATACTTACTTACGCCTTCGATTTATCGAATATCGACCCTAATTCAAAATTAAGGTGGATAAGCTATATCCCATTTATTACGTTTTTGTGCCTCTCTCAAAAAGAATATCGCGATCAGCTTGGAGGATATTTAACTTATGGCCAGGGTTTTCAGGCCGGGCTGTTATACTCCGTTTTTATGGGTATACTCGCTGCTATTTTTACATACCTGTACTTTGCTATTCTAAGCCCGGAAATGGTTGAAAAAATACTTGCATCGTCAGAGGCACAATTACAAGCAAAAGGCATGTCCCAGGATCAAATTGATACAGCGATGTCCATGACGCGTAAATTCATGAAACCTGGAATTATGGCTGTTTTTGGCTTGATAGGTACTATAATTATGGGAGTAATCATCGCGCTTATTACAGCTGCCATATTCAAAAAAGAGCGCCCTCCGTTTCTGAATGCCGGATATGATGAACCACAGCCGCTCGATTCAACCGTGTAA
- a CDS encoding dihydroorotase, giving the protein MNLLIKSATILDPGSPFHQQVADILIENGLIARIANDIEADAMLFEGEGKYVSPGFFDLNCNIGELGLETKEDIKSGTQAAAAGGFTGLAMMPNTANPVHSKAEVEYLINRSRGNLVDVFPLGTISHKREGKDLAEMYDMYLSGAKAFTDGNRPVQDAGLMERALLYAQGFDAMVFSYPEDTAIAGKAKVNEGEISTLLGMKGIPSLAEELMIARDLYLAEYTVSKIHFSTISTARSVELIREAKRKGLEVTCDVAAHHLILTDESLLGFDSQYKVKPPLRTKDDVKALLKGLKDGTIDAIVSQHTPHEIEFKDVEFEVAAYGMVGFQTALPLALEAGLPVELLVEKLAINPREILGVDVPVIAEGEKANLVLFDIDAEWEYNSKSNVSKSVNSPFIGDTLKGKVLLTYNNKQISK; this is encoded by the coding sequence ATGAATTTGCTTATCAAATCTGCCACTATCCTTGATCCCGGATCACCCTTTCACCAACAAGTTGCCGATATTTTAATTGAAAACGGACTTATCGCCCGCATCGCCAATGATATTGAAGCCGATGCCATGTTATTTGAGGGCGAAGGCAAATATGTATCACCCGGTTTTTTTGATTTGAACTGCAATATTGGCGAGTTGGGATTGGAAACTAAGGAAGATATTAAATCTGGTACACAGGCCGCCGCCGCCGGAGGTTTTACCGGTCTGGCCATGATGCCAAATACTGCCAACCCGGTGCACTCTAAAGCCGAGGTAGAATATCTGATAAACCGGTCGAGAGGGAATTTGGTAGATGTTTTTCCCTTAGGCACTATATCACACAAGCGCGAGGGCAAAGACCTTGCCGAAATGTATGATATGTACCTGAGTGGCGCCAAAGCTTTTACCGATGGTAACCGCCCCGTACAGGACGCTGGCTTGATGGAACGTGCTTTACTGTATGCACAAGGATTTGATGCGATGGTATTTTCCTATCCCGAAGATACAGCGATAGCAGGCAAAGCCAAAGTGAATGAAGGCGAAATTAGCACCTTACTGGGTATGAAGGGGATCCCGTCGCTTGCTGAAGAGCTGATGATTGCACGCGACCTTTACCTGGCCGAATACACGGTATCTAAAATACACTTTAGTACCATATCAACCGCACGCTCTGTCGAGCTTATCCGGGAAGCCAAACGTAAAGGTTTGGAAGTTACCTGCGATGTTGCGGCACACCATTTAATACTTACCGACGAATCCTTATTAGGCTTTGATAGCCAATACAAGGTAAAGCCACCCCTGCGTACCAAAGATGATGTAAAAGCCCTGTTAAAGGGCTTAAAAGATGGCACCATCGATGCTATCGTATCGCAGCATACACCGCACGAAATTGAATTTAAAGATGTTGAGTTTGAGGTAGCAGCTTATGGTATGGTTGGCTTTCAAACGGCGTTGCCACTGGCCCTTGAAGCAGGTTTGCCTGTTGAATTGCTGGTAGAAAAACTGGCCATCAACCCGCGTGAGATACTTGGCGTTGATGTGCCCGTAATAGCCGAAGGTGAAAAGGCCAACCTAGTGCTTTTTGACATTGATGCAGAGTGGGAATATAATAGCAAAAGCAATGTATCAAAATCGGTAAACTCGCCTTTTATTGGCGATACTTTAAAAGGAAAAGTGCTGTTAACCTATAACAACAAACAAATATCTAAATAG
- a CDS encoding glycosyltransferase family 9 protein, with amino-acid sequence MEKGNKLFHKLDRWVGIPLVMLLGAFKRRKAIRPITPNARLAILNLGSIGDNVLMSAVIADLISQYPGISITAFTGNTNYQIVKLIPGIDETIKLSITNVSKSYNLIRSSGRFNLLIDFGPWPRLNSIFAAFFKADQKIGFNSKNQFRHYVYDIPVTHSAKLHEIDNFRNLISALYNGNPHEPILSIIPSDNSTQLIKQMGKYCVIHPWPGGYKSYMKEWPLNYWVELINKISTEFDWIVITGAPSDIEKSAELFSLAKKMHKVSVADLSGKLSLQELVHFISASYLTISVNTGVAHITAALNKNQVCLHGPTNVLRWRPYNKNTVSIVPITGHFGYLNYGYEYNGVKENCMENITVDMVYDALKVFKS; translated from the coding sequence ATGGAGAAAGGCAATAAATTATTTCACAAATTAGATCGTTGGGTCGGGATACCTTTAGTAATGCTTTTAGGGGCATTTAAACGCCGAAAAGCGATTCGGCCTATAACACCTAATGCCCGCCTGGCCATACTTAACCTGGGCTCTATTGGCGACAATGTATTAATGTCGGCAGTTATTGCGGATTTAATATCTCAATATCCTGGTATCAGTATAACCGCCTTTACCGGCAATACCAACTACCAAATAGTTAAATTAATACCAGGGATAGATGAAACCATTAAGCTGTCGATAACAAATGTTTCCAAGTCATATAATTTAATCAGAAGCAGTGGCCGCTTTAATTTGCTTATTGATTTTGGCCCATGGCCAAGATTAAACTCTATTTTTGCCGCCTTTTTTAAAGCCGATCAAAAGATTGGCTTTAACTCAAAAAATCAATTCCGGCATTATGTTTATGATATTCCGGTAACACACTCGGCAAAATTACATGAAATTGATAATTTCAGAAACTTAATAAGTGCCCTATATAATGGTAATCCGCATGAGCCGATATTATCAATTATACCAAGTGATAACTCCACTCAGTTAATAAAACAAATGGGGAAATACTGTGTTATTCACCCCTGGCCGGGAGGATATAAAAGTTATATGAAAGAATGGCCTTTAAATTATTGGGTTGAGTTAATTAATAAAATCAGTACGGAATTTGACTGGATAGTAATAACTGGCGCACCTTCAGATATCGAAAAATCGGCTGAACTGTTCAGTCTTGCAAAAAAAATGCACAAAGTATCCGTTGCTGATCTTAGCGGAAAACTTAGCTTACAGGAGTTGGTACATTTTATTTCCGCATCTTATTTAACCATTTCAGTTAATACCGGTGTTGCGCATATCACTGCTGCATTAAATAAAAATCAAGTTTGCTTACATGGACCTACTAATGTATTGCGCTGGAGACCATACAACAAAAATACCGTTTCAATTGTTCCGATTACTGGTCATTTTGGCTATCTAAACTATGGTTATGAGTACAATGGCGTCAAAGAGAACTGCATGGAAAATATTACAGTAGATATGGTTTATGATGCCTTAAAAGTTTTTAAAAGCTAA
- a CDS encoding tagaturonate reductase → MILSKYNLKKINTSAIELPAEHLFELPEKVLQFGTGVLLRGLPDYFIDKANRNGIFNGRVVVVKSTDTGTVDDFDKQDNLYTIYSKGIVNGKEVSEQIISSAISRVLSAANEWDEILDVARSAKLKVIISNTTEVGIKLVKEDVRKHPPASFPGKLLAVLYERYMAFNGDADSGLVIIPTELIVDNGKKLEAIVLELAHLNKLEPDFMDWLESSNRFCNSLVDRIVPGRPDSASKDELESSNGYTDNLAIMAETYSLWAIEGDDKIKEVLSFGQVDEGVVITPDIELFRELKLRLLNGTHTLCCAFAYLSGFKTVKEAMDDAQFTKFITQLVFEEIRPAIPYKIDDVVAADFTNKVLDRFRNPYIRHEWLSISVQYSTKIKMRVIPLLLNYYKLNNTVPACMAKGFAAFIRFMHVKAGDGGQYIGNINDLEYHVTDSQAAYFAKVWETSDSDAVIKNILKNKDLWDADLGILPGFTTAVTEQFNQINKG, encoded by the coding sequence ATGATCCTTTCAAAGTATAACCTTAAAAAAATAAACACAAGTGCCATTGAATTACCGGCCGAACATCTTTTTGAACTGCCGGAAAAAGTACTACAATTTGGCACGGGAGTGCTTTTAAGAGGACTGCCCGATTATTTTATTGATAAGGCCAATCGTAACGGAATTTTTAATGGCAGAGTGGTTGTTGTAAAATCAACAGATACAGGTACTGTTGATGATTTTGATAAACAGGATAATTTGTATACCATTTATTCAAAAGGAATTGTAAATGGTAAGGAAGTAAGCGAGCAGATAATTTCGTCGGCTATAAGCCGAGTGCTTTCTGCAGCTAATGAATGGGACGAGATTTTAGACGTTGCCAGGAGTGCCAAATTAAAAGTGATCATATCTAACACCACCGAAGTAGGTATTAAGCTGGTAAAAGAAGATGTGCGTAAACACCCGCCGGCTTCGTTTCCGGGCAAGCTATTGGCTGTTTTGTATGAGCGTTATATGGCTTTTAACGGCGATGCCGATAGTGGCCTGGTAATAATTCCAACCGAGCTTATTGTTGATAACGGCAAAAAACTGGAGGCGATTGTATTAGAATTGGCCCATTTGAATAAACTGGAGCCCGACTTTATGGATTGGCTGGAAAGTAGTAACAGGTTCTGCAATTCGTTGGTTGACAGGATTGTGCCTGGTCGCCCGGATAGTGCATCGAAAGATGAATTAGAGAGCAGTAATGGCTATACCGATAATCTTGCCATTATGGCCGAAACATATAGTTTGTGGGCCATTGAGGGTGATGATAAAATAAAAGAAGTATTGTCATTTGGCCAGGTTGATGAAGGTGTGGTGATAACGCCTGATATTGAATTATTCAGGGAGTTAAAGTTAAGGTTGCTAAACGGTACACACACACTATGCTGTGCTTTTGCTTATCTATCGGGTTTTAAAACGGTTAAAGAGGCAATGGACGATGCACAGTTTACAAAGTTTATTACGCAACTGGTGTTTGAAGAGATCAGGCCTGCTATCCCTTATAAAATTGATGACGTTGTAGCAGCCGATTTTACAAACAAGGTGTTGGATAGGTTCCGCAATCCGTATATCAGGCATGAGTGGTTAAGCATTTCGGTGCAATACTCCACCAAAATTAAAATGCGGGTTATTCCGTTATTATTAAATTATTACAAATTAAACAATACAGTGCCGGCATGTATGGCAAAGGGGTTTGCCGCCTTTATTCGTTTTATGCATGTTAAAGCAGGGGATGGGGGGCAATATATCGGAAACATAAACGATCTGGAATATCATGTTACAGACAGCCAGGCGGCCTATTTTGCAAAGGTGTGGGAAACCTCCGATAGCGATGCTGTAATCAAAAATATATTAAAGAATAAAGACCTGTGGGATGCCGACCTGGGCATTTTACCTGGTTTTACTACAGCGGTGACAGAACAGTTTAACCAAATTAACAAAGGATAA
- a CDS encoding sugar transferase produces MNIRYSKLVPVITFISDLILLNICIQCAHLLVFNYFSNEVNSSIFLLLVNMAWISIASLTKNYVIHRPLVFSHSVNRILSSLIYHSLAVLGVVYFFKFFEVSRWEILFTYTLFLSLILLQRAAIFFILDYIRKKGYNRRHILLIGDDNIADRLKRTFYNHPEYGYHFIDFIPEETTQDLPEEKVLDIFFEKQADEIFVCYKSIQPSLLQKLVDKGDEKKVKIKFVSDLFLTNNFANVINYDNLPVIQLTSKPELALKIVVFKRSFDIIFSASVMIIGFPVFILLMLITKLTSKGPIFYRQERMGRDLKPFYIYKFRSMFVNSEALGPQLSSDGDPRITKWGSIIRKSRLDELPQFWNVIKGDMSIVGPRPERQFFIEQLIEKSPNYKKLFSLKPGLTSMGQVNYGYAENLEQMRDRVRYDLVYLKNVSLNNDLNIILKTVQVMVQLKGK; encoded by the coding sequence ATGAATATAAGATACTCAAAACTCGTCCCGGTAATCACCTTTATCAGTGATCTAATATTATTAAATATTTGCATACAATGTGCTCATTTATTGGTATTTAACTACTTCTCCAATGAGGTAAATTCATCCATTTTTTTACTTCTGGTTAATATGGCATGGATTTCTATTGCTTCGCTAACTAAAAATTATGTTATTCACCGGCCATTGGTATTTAGCCATAGTGTTAACCGGATTCTGTCTTCGCTTATTTACCATTCATTAGCGGTGCTTGGCGTTGTTTACTTTTTTAAGTTTTTTGAGGTTAGCCGGTGGGAAATTCTTTTTACCTATACCTTATTTCTTTCGCTGATACTATTACAAAGGGCCGCTATCTTTTTCATTCTTGATTACATCAGGAAAAAAGGTTACAACAGAAGGCATATTCTTTTAATTGGTGACGATAACATAGCAGATAGATTAAAAAGAACATTTTATAATCACCCCGAGTATGGTTACCATTTTATAGATTTTATCCCGGAAGAAACCACCCAGGATCTTCCTGAAGAAAAAGTGCTCGATATTTTTTTTGAAAAACAGGCCGACGAGATATTTGTGTGTTATAAGAGCATCCAGCCGTCTTTGTTACAAAAACTGGTAGATAAAGGTGATGAAAAGAAAGTTAAAATAAAGTTTGTTTCTGACCTGTTCCTAACCAATAATTTCGCGAATGTTATAAACTACGATAACCTTCCCGTTATCCAGCTTACATCAAAGCCGGAACTTGCCTTAAAAATTGTGGTTTTTAAACGGAGTTTTGATATCATATTTTCTGCTTCTGTAATGATAATTGGTTTTCCGGTATTTATATTATTAATGCTCATAACCAAATTGACGTCAAAAGGTCCTATTTTTTATCGACAGGAGAGGATGGGAAGAGATCTTAAACCGTTTTACATTTATAAATTCCGGAGTATGTTTGTAAACTCCGAGGCATTAGGGCCGCAATTATCAAGTGATGGCGATCCGCGAATTACCAAGTGGGGAAGTATTATCAGAAAATCAAGACTTGACGAATTACCACAATTTTGGAACGTTATTAAAGGGGACATGTCTATTGTTGGGCCAAGGCCTGAAAGGCAGTTTTTTATCGAACAACTTATAGAAAAATCCCCCAATTACAAAAAACTTTTCAGTTTAAAGCCCGGTCTTACATCTATGGGTCAGGTAAATTACGGATATGCAGAAAATTTAGAACAAATGCGTGACAGGGTTAGATACGATTTAGTTTATTTGAAAAACGTTTCGTTAAACAACGACTTGAATATCATTTTAAAAACAGTGCAGGTTATGGTGCAATTGAAAGGGAAATAA
- a CDS encoding LacI family DNA-binding transcriptional regulator, giving the protein MFESYTIKDIAKALGVSTSTVSRALKGSYEIGAETKKLVQEYAEKVNYRPNPIALSLKDQKSHSIGVVVCEVANDYFSQAINGIESIAYNLGYHVIITQTHESFDRETVNVQHLLSRHVDGLLVSLSAQTTDTSQYKYLHEKGFPIVFFDRIAADINTHRVVADNFKGAFDATELLIKSGFKKIAHLTNSNNLSITVERLNGFKAALAKHGIEFKPGYLKNCEHGGMIYDEIEFAVKALLAMDDRPEAVFIGSDRLTINCMSILKKLGVKVPDDLALAGFTNSEVVDLFDPPLTVVRQPAFQIGQKATELLIKTIESKWPVEDFTTERVDTLLIERLSSQKLK; this is encoded by the coding sequence ATGTTTGAATCTTATACCATTAAGGACATTGCAAAGGCTTTGGGTGTTTCAACATCCACAGTATCAAGGGCATTAAAGGGCAGCTACGAAATTGGCGCCGAAACTAAAAAACTTGTCCAGGAGTATGCGGAGAAGGTGAACTACCGCCCTAACCCTATTGCCTTAAGTTTGAAAGATCAAAAAAGCCATTCTATTGGTGTTGTGGTGTGCGAGGTAGCCAATGATTATTTCTCGCAGGCCATCAATGGCATCGAATCTATTGCTTATAACCTTGGCTATCATGTTATTATTACGCAAACCCACGAATCATTTGACAGGGAAACGGTTAACGTACAGCACTTGCTTTCAAGACATGTTGATGGTTTGCTTGTTTCTCTATCTGCCCAAACAACAGATACATCGCAATATAAATATCTTCATGAAAAAGGGTTCCCCATAGTATTTTTTGACAGAATAGCTGCGGATATTAATACACATAGGGTAGTTGCTGATAATTTTAAGGGAGCATTTGATGCTACAGAACTTTTGATAAAATCCGGATTTAAAAAAATAGCGCACCTAACCAATTCAAATAACTTATCGATAACGGTTGAAAGACTTAACGGCTTTAAAGCAGCCCTGGCTAAGCACGGTATCGAATTTAAACCTGGTTATTTAAAAAATTGCGAGCATGGCGGGATGATTTATGACGAAATTGAATTTGCCGTAAAAGCTTTGTTAGCTATGGATGACCGGCCCGAAGCCGTTTTTATAGGCAGCGACAGGCTGACCATTAATTGCATGTCTATTTTAAAAAAATTGGGTGTAAAAGTACCGGATGATTTAGCTTTGGCCGGCTTTACCAACTCGGAGGTTGTTGATTTATTTGACCCGCCGCTCACTGTAGTCCGCCAGCCGGCTTTCCAGATAGGACAAAAAGCCACAGAACTGCTTATAAAAACCATTGAGAGCAAATGGCCGGTTGAAGACTTTACAACCGAGCGGGTGGATACGTTGTTAATTGAAAGATTATCGTCGCAAAAATTAAAATAA
- a CDS encoding OmpA family protein, protein MNYSTLKKTVALSFASLMVVGMATAQTDSTKTATTTMSSETSTAKVFGGIGQYNTFSIGVSAGITDGLVPFTINTTNKFKVDLGYGLYLRQQLSHTFSLQLDYLGGKVHGIDKEGTEKFGYTEYKTSFNSGAISGVFNIASVSFLHRKNSVNFYGSAGLGLDLYKVKENTPVGGSPVTNPWGDKTIKELFAPVGAGVKFRLSDAVALNFGYTISFVQGYNFGAIHTYPNFSHYSYTYGGLEFTLGSKSKQNLTWVNPVAQMYDELYDAALRQEVEALKGRVTNVETAVSDLKKDSDGDGVADQFDKCPGTAAGSVVDGSGCVIVFPKPDSSALAAKAPATAYSNIQFEFDSSVLRTSSYPVLDATSADLRASGAKIEVDGFASSEGTAAHNMSLSKDRANSVKTYLVNSGVDAKKVKIKGYGETKPIADNSTEEGRVLNRRVQFKK, encoded by the coding sequence ATGAATTACTCTACATTAAAGAAAACAGTCGCATTATCATTTGCTTCTTTGATGGTTGTAGGTATGGCTACTGCCCAAACCGATTCCACCAAAACAGCAACTACAACAATGTCTTCTGAAACTTCTACCGCCAAGGTATTTGGTGGTATTGGCCAGTACAACACATTCAGCATCGGTGTTAGCGCCGGTATCACTGATGGGCTTGTTCCGTTTACCATTAACACTACCAACAAATTTAAAGTTGATTTGGGTTATGGATTGTATTTAAGGCAGCAATTATCGCACACCTTTAGCTTACAGTTAGATTACTTAGGCGGCAAAGTGCATGGTATTGATAAAGAAGGTACTGAAAAATTTGGTTACACAGAATACAAAACATCGTTCAACTCGGGAGCGATAAGCGGTGTGTTCAACATTGCAAGTGTTAGCTTTTTACACCGTAAAAACAGCGTTAACTTTTATGGTTCTGCTGGTTTAGGTTTAGACTTATATAAAGTTAAAGAAAACACTCCTGTTGGCGGAAGTCCGGTTACTAACCCATGGGGCGATAAAACCATTAAAGAACTGTTTGCTCCGGTTGGTGCAGGCGTAAAGTTCAGACTGTCTGACGCGGTAGCTTTAAATTTCGGCTACACAATCAGCTTCGTACAAGGTTATAACTTTGGCGCTATTCACACTTACCCTAATTTTAGTCACTATTCTTATACCTATGGTGGTTTAGAGTTTACTTTAGGTTCAAAATCAAAACAGAACTTAACATGGGTTAACCCGGTTGCACAAATGTATGATGAATTGTACGATGCAGCCTTACGCCAGGAAGTTGAGGCTTTGAAAGGCCGTGTTACCAATGTTGAAACTGCGGTTAGCGACCTGAAAAAAGATTCGGATGGTGATGGTGTTGCCGATCAGTTTGACAAATGCCCAGGTACTGCTGCAGGCAGCGTAGTTGATGGTTCTGGTTGCGTTATCGTATTCCCTAAACCAGATTCATCTGCATTAGCTGCTAAAGCTCCTGCAACTGCTTACTCAAACATCCAGTTTGAATTTGACAGCTCGGTATTACGTACTTCATCTTACCCGGTATTAGATGCCACATCGGCTGATCTGCGTGCTTCGGGTGCCAAAATCGAAGTTGATGGTTTTGCTTCATCTGAAGGTACAGCTGCGCACAACATGTCTTTATCGAAAGATCGTGCTAACTCTGTAAAAACTTACTTAGTTAACTCAGGTGTTGATGCTAAAAAAGTAAAAATCAAAGGCTATGGCGAAACTAAGCCAATTGCTGATAACTCAACAGAAGAGGGTCGTGTATTAAACCGTCGCGTTCAGTTTAAAAAGTAA